Below is a window of Variovorax sp. TBS-050B DNA.
CAGGTGCTCGACCATGAATTCGTCGGCATGCCCGCGCTCAGCGCGGTGCAGCTGATGCTCGCGCGCGAGGCCGCCGTCGCGGGCAAGCCGCTGGTGCACCGCGTGCTGGTGTCGAACTTCGACGCGGCGCTGCGCGTGGTGCGCGCCGGGCTCGCGATCAGCGTGGTGCCCGCGGAGGTGGCGGAGCCCTTCGCCCAGACCTACGGCCTGCGGCTGATGCCGCTCACCGACGCCTGGGCGCGGCGGCGCTTCGCGATCTGCTTCCGCGACGAGGCCACGCTGTCGCTCGCGGCCCGGCTGCTGATGGCGCACCTGGAGCACTGCGCGACCGACCGCGCCGCCGACGCCTGAGCCGATCTGCACGGAACCGGCAACGGTGCGTTGCGGCGGCGGTGCTTGGTGCGCCGCCTGCCGCCGCCTACCATGCGCGCTCACGCCGCCACGCAGGCGCCCACCCCCGAAAGCCCGAATGCGCCACCAGACCCCGTCCGCCACCGGTGCCACGCTGCACTACATCTTCGACCCGATGTGCGGCTGGTGCTATGCCGCCGCGCCGCTGGTGGAGGCCGCCCGCGGCATCCCGGGCCTCGCGGTCCGCTTCCATGGCGGCGGCATGATGACCGGCGCGAACCGGCGCAGCGTCTCGCCGGCATGGCGCGCCTACGTGATGCCGCACGACCGCCGCATCGCGGAGATGACGGGCCAGCCCTTCGGCGAGCCCTACTTCGAGGGCCTGCTGCGGGACAGCGGCGCGGTGATGGATTCCGAGCCGCCGACCACGGCCGTGCTCGCGGCCGACTCGCTGCGCAGCGGCGGCGGCCTCGACATGGTCCACCGCCTGCAGCGTGCGCACTACGTCGAGGGCCGGCGCATCGCCGATGCAGCGGTGCTCCATGCGCTGGCGGCCGAACTCGGCTTCGCGCCGGACGCGTTCGGCGCGGCCTTCGCGCGCCTCGCCGGCGCGCCGACCGCGCGGCACATCGCCGAGAGCCGCGCGCTGCTGCAGCGCGCGGGCGGCCAGGGTTTTCCGACCTTCGTGTTCGCGCAGGCGGACGTGCGCGCAAGCCTGCTCGACATCGGCCCGTGGCTCGGCAACGTCGACGGCTGGACGGCGCACCTGCGTGAACTCGCGGGCGCGGCGCCCTTGCCCGCCGATGCCGCTGCCGCGGCCGAGTCAGGGCCGGCCTGCGGACCCGGCGGCTGCGCGCGCTAGCGCCTCGGCCTCAGGCCGTCAACGGCTGCACTGGAAGCTCGAGGCGAGCGCCGCATCGCCGCCCGTGTAGCGCGGCCACAGCGGCCACTCGCACAGCGGTCGCGCGCGCACGGTCCTGAACGGCGGCTGCAGCTCCTGCTCCGCGAGCTGCAGCCCCGCCGGCGCGCGCCCGCGCTCGGCCCAGTCGGCCAGTGCCGCCAGCATGTCGACGTTGGCCGGCGCGCCGCTGCCGACGTGGTCGACGCCGGGCGCCGTGTAGAGGCGCATGAAGCGGCTCACGTTGTCGCGGCCCATGCGCGCGACCACCGACTCGTGATAGAGGATGCCCGCGAACGGGCTCTGCGCGTAGTCGGCCATGTGCTCGAGCATCAGCAGCTTGCTGCCGCGCGCGGCGAAGGCCGAGAGGTCGGGGTTGGTCGAGTCCATGAGCTGCGACACGGCGGCGATGCGCGCCGCGAAGTTCTCCGCGCGGTAGTTGCGCACGTCGAGCGAAGGATCGCGTGCATAGAAGTACTGCAGCGCGCCGCTGCCGTAGAACCAGGCGATGCCGTTGGCCGGCTGCGGCGGCACGGTGGGCGCGGCGGTGCCGGTCCACCAGGCGGTCCAGCCGCCGGTCGAGGCGAAGGCCGGCGTGGCTTCGCCGCCGATGCCCCAGCCCGGGTACTCGGCCACGCCGTTCGCCAGCGGCACCGGCGAACGCCAGGGCGAGCGCAGCGTGCGCACCGCCTGCACCTGCGCATCGTTCAGGCAGTTGGTGCCGCTGGTGCCGGCCGCGCAGCGCAAGGCGGCCGGATCGAAGCGCTGCAGGCAGGCCACCGGGTTCGAGACCACGCGGTCCGCCAGGCCGTCGGCCGCGTCGCAGGCGGCGAGCACCGCGTCGTGCACCAGCTGCACCTGCGCCGGCCGCAGCCAGCCTTCGCCGAAGGTCGCGATGCCGTTGCGCGTGCCGGCATGCTGCAGCCCGGTCCAGTGGATCACCGGCACGCGGCTGAAGATGCCGTCGAAATCCTGCGGATAGCGCTGCGCCATCGTGAGCGCCTCGCGCCCGCCTTCGGAACTGCCGACGAAGTACAGCTTCTGCGGCGCCTGACCGTAGGCGCGCTGCATCAGCGCCACCGCCACGTCGCGCACCTTCTTGTACGAGGCATGCGCGAAGTTCACCAGCGCCTCATCGTTGAGCGCGAAGGCCTGCGGCGGCTGGCCGGCGACGTTCTGGTGGCCGGAATCGGTGCCGTAGGTCACGTAGCCCTGCGCGAGCGGCGCGGGCTGGTCGAAGCGCGCGCCCGGCACCAGCGCGAGCCCGGTGATCAGCGTGCCGTTGAAGCCGCCGCCGCCGTACTGCACGCTGCGCCCGTTCCATGCGAGCGGCAGGTTGACCTGGAACAGGATCGGCGGCGCGTTCGGGTCGAGCGGCGCGATGCGCCCCAGCACCTTGCAGTGCGCGGGCAGCGCGGGCGCGATGCGCGCCGCGGGCGTGGGGCCGCGCTCGGCCACCGCGAGCGCGGAGGCCGGGACGAGCGTGGCCGAATCGATGCTTGCCGCGCCGCTCGGCAGGCCGATCGCCGAAGGCGCGACCGGCGCCGCGAGCGCCGCGCAGGCCACGGGTGGGTTGCTGCCGAGGGGAATGCGCTGCGGGCCGGAGGTGGTGTCGCAGGCCGCGAGCAAGGCGGCGGCCGCCAGCATGGCGCCCCCGCGGAAGACTGTGTTCGGGATCGCCATGGTCTGTCTCCTTGTGGTTCTTCGGTTCTCGACGGCGCAACGCGCTACCCGCATCGCACGAAACTTCGCAGGCCCAGCCCAGGGCACCCGCGGAACCGGCTTGGCCGGGCCGCCGGGTGCGCCCCCCTCCCGCCGAAGACGAGAGAGGGGGGAGCCGCGAAGCGGCATGGGGGGTGTTTCATCTGCCGACGCCCAGCAGTCGTTCGAGCACCTGCGGCTGGCTGCGCAGGGCCGCCGCGCTGTCGGTGTGGACCACCGTGCCGTGGTCGAGCACCACCGCCTGGTCGGAGATCGCGAGGATCGCCTGCGGATGCTGCTCGACGATGATCGCCGCCAGGCCTTCGTCCTGCGTGATGCGGCGGATCGCACGCAGCAGCTCTTCCACGATGATCGGCGCCAGGCCTTCGAGCGGCTCGTCGAGCAGCAGCAGCCGCGGGTTGAGCACCAGCGCGCGGCCCACCGCGAGCATCTGCTGCTCGCCGCCCGAGAGCTGCGTGCCGAGGTTGGTCTTGCGCTCGGCCAGGCGCGGGAACATCTCGTACACGCGCTGCGGATTCCAGCGGCCCGGCCGCGCGACGGCCGTGAGGTTCTCGTGCACCGTGAGCGACTTGAAGATGTTGCGCTCCTGCGGCACCCAGCCGATGCCCGCCGCCGCGCGCTGGTGCGGCGCGAGCCTGTGCAGCGCCTGCCCGCCGAGCGTGATGCTGCCGCCGTGCTGGCGCGTGGCGCCTGCCAGGGTGTTGATCAGCGTGGTCTTGCCGGTGCCGTTGCGGCCCAGCAGCGCCAGCGTCTGGCCCTCGGCGAGTGCGAAAGCCACGTCGTGCAGCACCACGGCTTCGCCGTAGCCCGCGCTGAGGTTGTCGATGCGCAGCAGCTCAGACATGGGCGCCCTCCGCGGCCGTGCCGTGGCCCAGGTAGACCTCCTTCACCTTCGGGTCGTTGGCGATGGTCTCGGGGTCGCCCTCGGTCAGCAGCGTGCCGTTGACCAGCACCGTCATGCGGTCGGCAAAGCTGAACACCAGGTCCATGTCGTGCTCGATCAGCAGCACCGACACGTCGGCCGGCAGCGCCGCCACGGTCTGCAGCAGCTCCTCGCGCTCGCCCGCAGGCACGCCGGCCACCGGCTCGTCGAGCAGCAGCACGCGCGGCTCGCAGGCGAGCGCGATCGCGATCTCGAGCAGCCGGCGCTTGCCGTAGGCCAGGTGCTTCACCTGCTGCTGCGCCACGTCGGCGAGGCGGAACTGCTCGAGCAGCTGCGCGGCGCGCCCGGTCACGGCGCGGTCGGCGCCGAGCGGGCGCCACCAGCGCGCGCCCAGGCCGCGCTGCTGCGACACCACGAGCGCCAGCGTCTCGAGCGGCGTCATCGAGTCGAACAGCTGGTTGATCTGGAAGGTGCGCACCAGCCCGCGCGCCACGCGCTTGTGCGGCGCGAGCGTGGTGATGTCCTCGCCGAGCAGCGCGATGCGGCCCGCCGTGGGCACCAGCACGCCGGTCAGCAGGTTGATCAGCGTGGTCTTGCCCGCGCCGTTGGGGCCGATGAGCGCATGGCGCGCGCCGCGCCGCAGCGCCATCGTCACGTCGTTGGTGGCGGTGATGCCGCCGAAGCGCATCACCAGGTTCTGCATCGAAAGCACGGTCTCGCTCATCGCGCACCGCCCTTCTTCGCGCGGCCGGCGCCGAGCAGGGCCCAGGGCTTGAGCAGCCGGTCGCGGCCCACGAGCACCAGCAGCACCAGGATCAGGCCGATCCAGAACATCCAGTACTGCGGCGTGACGTTCGAGAGCCAGGTCTGCAGCAGCTTGAAGACGATCGCGCCCGCCACGCCGCCGTAGAGCCAGCCCACGCCGCCGATCACCAGCATCAGCAGCACATCGGCCGAGCGGTCGAAGGCCAGCACGTCGAGCGAGGCGAAGCCGGTGGTCTGCGCGAGCAGCGCGCCCGCCGCGCCCGCGATGCCGGCGGCCACGGTGTAGACCACGGCCAGCCGCGAGACCACCGGAATGCCGATCGCCATCGCGCGCAGCCGGTTGTCGCGGATCGCCTTGAGCGTGGCGCCGAAGGGCGAGTGCACGAGCCGGCGCATGCCGAGGAACAGCAGCAGCATCACCGAGAGCGAATACCAGGCCGCCGTGCGGCCGTAGAGGTCGAACTCGAAGCGGCCGAGCAGCGGCCCCATGACCACGCCCTGCAGCCCGTCGGCGCCGCCGGTGAGCCAGTCGAGCTTGTTGGCGAGTTCGAGCAGCAGCAGCGCGGTGCCCAGCGTGACCATCAGCCGCGTGAGGTCGCTGCCGCGCAGGATCGTCACGCTCGCCACCAGCCCGAGCGCCGCCGACAGCACGGTCGCGAAGAGCAGGCCGACGAGCGGATCGGGCATCACCAGCTTGGCGAACAGCGCCGCGGCATAGGCGCCGAAGCCGAAGAAGGCCGCATGCCCCAGCGAGACGATGCCGGTGTAGCCGAGGATCAGGTCGAGCGACATCGCGAACAGCGCGACGATGACGATCTCGTTGACCAGCAAGGAGTGCGAAGGCACGAGGAAGGGCAGCACGAAGGCCGCGGCCCAGACCACGAACTCGAGCGGGCGCCAGCGCGCCTGGCGCAGCAGCGCCGTTTCATGCGCGGAAGTGCTCATCTAGCGGCCCCCCTTGCGCGTGAAGAGGCCCTGCGGGCGCCACATCAGGATCAGGATCATCAGCAGGTAGACGGTGAACGCACCCATCTTCGGGATGAAGTACTTGCCCGCCACGTCGGCGATGCCGAGCAGCAGCGCGGCCGCGAGCGGCCCGGTGATCGACGAGGTGCCGCCGACCGACACCACGATCAGGAAATAGATCATGTACTTGAGCGGAAAGGTCGGATCGAGCCCGAGGATCTCCGCGCCGAGCGCGCCGCCCAGGCCCGCGAGCCCCGAGCCGACCGCGAAGGTCAGCAGGAACACCACGTTGACGTTGATGCCCAGCCCCGCGGCCACGCGCGGGTCGTCCACCGCGGCGCGCAGCCGGCTGCCGAAGCGGGTCTTCGAGAGGATCAGCTGCAGCACCACCGTGAGCACCGCGCAGACCGCGATGATGAACAGCCGGTAGTGCCCCATGCCGAGCAGCAGCGCGCCGTCGCCGATCTCGGTGCGGCCGCGCAGCCACTCGGGCAATTGCACGTTCTGCTGCGAGGAGCCGACGAAGTAGTCGACCGCCGCCACCGCCATGAAGGCCAGCCCGATCGAGAACAGCACCTGGTCGAGGTGCGGCTTGCCGTACATCGGCCGGTAGAGCGTGCGCTCGAGCAGCGCACCCGCCAGCGCCGCCGCAATGAACGCCAGCGGCAGGCAGGCCAGGAACGGCAACCCCAGCTTCTGCATCGCGAACACCGTGAGATAACCACCCGCCATCGCGAAGGCGCCATGCGCGAGGTTGATGAAGTTCATCAACCCGAGCGTGACGGCCAGCCCGACGGCAAGCACGAAGAGCAGCATGCCGTAGGCAATGCCGTCGAAAAGAATGGTGAGCATGCGAGGGT
It encodes the following:
- a CDS encoding tannase/feruloyl esterase family alpha/beta hydrolase; the encoded protein is MAIPNTVFRGGAMLAAAALLAACDTTSGPQRIPLGSNPPVACAALAAPVAPSAIGLPSGAASIDSATLVPASALAVAERGPTPAARIAPALPAHCKVLGRIAPLDPNAPPILFQVNLPLAWNGRSVQYGGGGFNGTLITGLALVPGARFDQPAPLAQGYVTYGTDSGHQNVAGQPPQAFALNDEALVNFAHASYKKVRDVAVALMQRAYGQAPQKLYFVGSSEGGREALTMAQRYPQDFDGIFSRVPVIHWTGLQHAGTRNGIATFGEGWLRPAQVQLVHDAVLAACDAADGLADRVVSNPVACLQRFDPAALRCAAGTSGTNCLNDAQVQAVRTLRSPWRSPVPLANGVAEYPGWGIGGEATPAFASTGGWTAWWTGTAAPTVPPQPANGIAWFYGSGALQYFYARDPSLDVRNYRAENFAARIAAVSQLMDSTNPDLSAFAARGSKLLMLEHMADYAQSPFAGILYHESVVARMGRDNVSRFMRLYTAPGVDHVGSGAPANVDMLAALADWAERGRAPAGLQLAEQELQPPFRTVRARPLCEWPLWPRYTGGDAALASSFQCSR
- a CDS encoding ABC transporter ATP-binding protein; the encoded protein is MSETVLSMQNLVMRFGGITATNDVTMALRRGARHALIGPNGAGKTTLINLLTGVLVPTAGRIALLGEDITTLAPHKRVARGLVRTFQINQLFDSMTPLETLALVVSQQRGLGARWWRPLGADRAVTGRAAQLLEQFRLADVAQQQVKHLAYGKRRLLEIAIALACEPRVLLLDEPVAGVPAGEREELLQTVAALPADVSVLLIEHDMDLVFSFADRMTVLVNGTLLTEGDPETIANDPKVKEVYLGHGTAAEGAHV
- a CDS encoding branched-chain amino acid ABC transporter permease, encoding MLTILFDGIAYGMLLFVLAVGLAVTLGLMNFINLAHGAFAMAGGYLTVFAMQKLGLPFLACLPLAFIAAALAGALLERTLYRPMYGKPHLDQVLFSIGLAFMAVAAVDYFVGSSQQNVQLPEWLRGRTEIGDGALLLGMGHYRLFIIAVCAVLTVVLQLILSKTRFGSRLRAAVDDPRVAAGLGINVNVVFLLTFAVGSGLAGLGGALGAEILGLDPTFPLKYMIYFLIVVSVGGTSSITGPLAAALLLGIADVAGKYFIPKMGAFTVYLLMILILMWRPQGLFTRKGGR
- a CDS encoding DsbA family protein — encoded protein: MRHQTPSATGATLHYIFDPMCGWCYAAAPLVEAARGIPGLAVRFHGGGMMTGANRRSVSPAWRAYVMPHDRRIAEMTGQPFGEPYFEGLLRDSGAVMDSEPPTTAVLAADSLRSGGGLDMVHRLQRAHYVEGRRIADAAVLHALAAELGFAPDAFGAAFARLAGAPTARHIAESRALLQRAGGQGFPTFVFAQADVRASLLDIGPWLGNVDGWTAHLRELAGAAPLPADAAAAAESGPACGPGGCAR
- a CDS encoding ABC transporter ATP-binding protein, which gives rise to MSELLRIDNLSAGYGEAVVLHDVAFALAEGQTLALLGRNGTGKTTLINTLAGATRQHGGSITLGGQALHRLAPHQRAAAGIGWVPQERNIFKSLTVHENLTAVARPGRWNPQRVYEMFPRLAERKTNLGTQLSGGEQQMLAVGRALVLNPRLLLLDEPLEGLAPIIVEELLRAIRRITQDEGLAAIIVEQHPQAILAISDQAVVLDHGTVVHTDSAAALRSQPQVLERLLGVGR
- a CDS encoding branched-chain amino acid ABC transporter permease, encoding MSTSAHETALLRQARWRPLEFVVWAAAFVLPFLVPSHSLLVNEIVIVALFAMSLDLILGYTGIVSLGHAAFFGFGAYAAALFAKLVMPDPLVGLLFATVLSAALGLVASVTILRGSDLTRLMVTLGTALLLLELANKLDWLTGGADGLQGVVMGPLLGRFEFDLYGRTAAWYSLSVMLLLFLGMRRLVHSPFGATLKAIRDNRLRAMAIGIPVVSRLAVVYTVAAGIAGAAGALLAQTTGFASLDVLAFDRSADVLLMLVIGGVGWLYGGVAGAIVFKLLQTWLSNVTPQYWMFWIGLILVLLVLVGRDRLLKPWALLGAGRAKKGGAR